In one Streptomyces sp. NBC_01241 genomic region, the following are encoded:
- a CDS encoding DEAD/DEAH box helicase, translating to MAFNHLPAAMHDALGPLSVTPVTHSVPMAKNHRPSRPAENRDSRPSPAMVLDRLAAVAGRSARITHTEHLPPRTGTHAIWPDRIRPEVIAAIQKAGIDHPWAHQAAAAEHALDGESVIIATGTASGKSLAYLAPVLTTLLDGSEAPNGRGATALYLAPTKALAADQRRAVKELAAPLGNAIRPAVYDGDTPVEEREWVRQYANYVLTNPDMLHRGILPSHPRWSSFLRALRFVVIDECHTYRGVFGSHVAQVVRRLRRLCARYGADPVFLLASATAAEPSVAAGRLTGLPVKEVADDASPRGELLFALWEPPLTELHGEKGAPVRRTATAETADLLTDLTVQGVRSVAFVRSRRGAELISVIAKERLAEVDRSLPARVAAYRGGYLPEERRALERALHSGRLLGLAATTALELGVDVSGLDAVVIAGYPGTRASLWQQAGRAGRSGHGALAVLVARDDPLDTFLVHHPEALFQQPVESTVLDPDNPYVLAPHLCAAAAELPLTEADLELFGPAVAELLPQLEAAKLLRRRASGWHWTRRERAVDLTDIRGEGGRPVQIVEEGTGRLLGTVDEAASHTAVHEGAVHLHQGRTYLVRKLDLEDSVALVEGANPPYSTTARDTTAIAVLETDTEIPWGDGRLCYGSVEVTNQVVSFLRRKLITGEVLGETKLDLPPRTLRTRAVWWTVTQDQLDAARINPEILGGALHAAEHASIGMLPLFATCDRWDIGGVSVPLHPATLLPTVFVYDGHPGGAGFAERAFHTARAWLTATRQAIASCECEAGCPSCIQSPKCGNGNDPLHKRGAVRLLSELLRWAPPEPGEPSPPESSEVTAPEGREQPPEGPPGT from the coding sequence ATGGCATTCAATCACTTACCAGCAGCCATGCACGACGCCTTGGGACCATTGTCCGTCACGCCAGTGACACACTCGGTGCCGATGGCCAAGAATCACCGCCCCAGTCGACCAGCCGAGAACAGGGACTCGCGCCCCTCTCCGGCCATGGTCCTCGACCGGCTCGCCGCAGTGGCGGGCCGGTCCGCGCGCATCACTCATACGGAGCACTTGCCCCCGCGCACGGGAACCCATGCCATCTGGCCCGATCGCATCCGGCCAGAAGTGATCGCCGCGATCCAGAAGGCCGGAATCGACCATCCGTGGGCGCACCAGGCGGCCGCCGCCGAGCACGCCCTGGACGGCGAGTCCGTGATCATTGCCACGGGCACGGCTTCCGGCAAGTCGCTCGCGTACCTCGCCCCGGTACTCACCACCCTGCTCGACGGCTCCGAGGCCCCGAACGGCCGTGGCGCGACCGCCCTGTATCTCGCCCCCACCAAGGCCCTGGCCGCCGATCAGAGGCGCGCGGTGAAGGAACTCGCGGCACCACTCGGCAACGCCATCAGGCCTGCGGTCTACGACGGCGACACCCCCGTCGAGGAACGCGAATGGGTGCGCCAGTACGCCAACTACGTCCTGACCAATCCCGACATGCTGCACCGCGGGATACTCCCGTCCCACCCCCGCTGGTCCTCCTTCCTGCGCGCCCTGCGCTTCGTGGTCATCGACGAGTGCCACACCTACCGCGGTGTCTTCGGCTCCCACGTCGCCCAGGTGGTACGCAGGCTGCGCCGCCTGTGCGCCCGCTACGGAGCGGATCCGGTCTTCCTCCTCGCCTCGGCCACCGCGGCTGAGCCATCCGTCGCAGCGGGCCGCCTCACCGGTCTCCCGGTCAAGGAGGTCGCCGACGACGCCTCGCCGCGCGGCGAGCTGCTCTTCGCCCTGTGGGAGCCGCCCCTGACCGAGCTCCACGGTGAGAAGGGCGCGCCCGTCCGCCGTACCGCCACCGCCGAGACCGCCGACCTCCTCACCGATCTGACCGTCCAGGGCGTCCGCTCGGTCGCCTTCGTACGCTCCCGGCGCGGGGCCGAGCTGATCTCCGTCATCGCCAAGGAACGCCTCGCCGAGGTGGACCGCTCCCTGCCCGCCCGGGTCGCCGCCTACCGCGGGGGCTATCTCCCCGAGGAGCGCCGCGCCCTGGAGCGCGCCCTGCACTCCGGGCGGCTGCTCGGTCTTGCCGCCACCACCGCCCTCGAACTCGGCGTCGACGTGTCCGGCCTGGACGCCGTCGTCATCGCCGGCTATCCGGGCACCAGGGCGTCGCTGTGGCAGCAGGCGGGCCGCGCCGGACGCTCCGGCCACGGCGCCCTGGCCGTCCTGGTCGCCCGCGACGACCCGCTGGACACCTTTCTCGTGCACCATCCCGAGGCCCTGTTCCAGCAGCCCGTGGAGTCGACCGTCCTCGACCCGGACAACCCGTACGTCCTCGCCCCGCACCTGTGTGCCGCCGCTGCGGAGCTCCCGCTCACCGAAGCCGATCTGGAGCTCTTCGGCCCGGCCGTGGCCGAACTGCTGCCGCAGCTGGAAGCCGCGAAGCTGCTACGCAGACGGGCGTCGGGCTGGCACTGGACCCGCCGCGAGCGCGCCGTCGATCTCACCGACATCCGGGGCGAGGGCGGTCGCCCCGTCCAAATCGTCGAGGAGGGCACCGGCCGACTGCTGGGCACCGTCGACGAGGCTGCCTCGCACACCGCCGTCCATGAAGGCGCCGTCCATCTCCACCAGGGCCGCACCTATCTGGTCCGGAAGCTGGATCTGGAGGATTCGGTGGCCCTGGTCGAAGGGGCCAACCCGCCGTACTCGACGACCGCCCGCGACACCACCGCCATCGCCGTCCTGGAGACCGACACCGAGATCCCATGGGGTGACGGGCGGCTCTGCTACGGCTCGGTGGAAGTCACCAACCAGGTCGTCTCCTTCCTGCGTCGCAAACTGATCACCGGCGAGGTCCTCGGCGAAACCAAGCTGGATCTGCCGCCCCGCACTCTGCGCACGCGCGCCGTGTGGTGGACCGTCACGCAGGATCAGCTCGACGCCGCCCGCATCAACCCGGAGATCCTCGGCGGCGCCCTGCATGCCGCGGAGCACGCGTCGATCGGGATGCTGCCGCTCTTCGCCACCTGCGACCGATGGGACATCGGTGGCGTCTCCGTACCGTTGCACCCGGCCACCCTCCTGCCCACGGTCTTCGTGTACGACGGACATCCGGGCGGTGCCGGATTCGCCGAGCGGGCCTTCCACACCGCCCGCGCATGGCTGACCGCGACCCGCCAGGCCATCGCGTCCTGCGAATGCGAGGCCGGCTGCCCGTCCTGCATCCAGTCCCCCAAGTGCGGCAACGGCAACGATCCATTGCACAAACGCGGCGCCGTGCGTCTCCTCAGCGAACTCCTCCGGTGGGCTCCGCCGGAGCCCGGGGAGCCGAGCCCTCCGGAATCGTCGGAGGTGACGGCTCCAGAGGGTCGGGAACAGCCACCGGAGGGCCCGCCCGGGACCTGA
- a CDS encoding Rv3654c family TadE-like protein, with the protein MTGMGRGAASAVTGWLHVHGSGGPGHGRGRGREPDQGLAGRDRGLATVWVAMTMATLCVVFAVVLALGKVVAVRHLAGGAADLAALAAADRALQGAEEACGAAEKVAAAQGAVVVRCVVRGEVADVTAQVRFGPYEPEVRSRAGPPVAVPDPLEPSPPTIPEGSAPRAPAEPTGGVR; encoded by the coding sequence ATGACCGGGATGGGACGGGGTGCCGCGTCGGCTGTGACCGGGTGGCTCCACGTACATGGGTCCGGCGGCCCGGGTCACGGACGGGGACGGGGCCGCGAGCCGGACCAGGGCCTGGCGGGCCGGGACAGGGGGCTGGCGACGGTGTGGGTGGCGATGACCATGGCTACTTTGTGTGTGGTGTTCGCTGTCGTGCTGGCGCTCGGGAAGGTGGTCGCCGTTCGGCACCTGGCCGGCGGCGCGGCGGACTTGGCGGCTCTGGCCGCGGCCGACCGGGCCCTGCAAGGGGCCGAGGAAGCATGCGGGGCGGCCGAGAAAGTGGCCGCGGCACAGGGGGCCGTGGTGGTCCGGTGCGTGGTGCGAGGAGAGGTCGCCGATGTGACGGCCCAGGTGCGTTTCGGGCCGTACGAACCGGAGGTCAGGTCCCGGGCGGGCCCTCCGGTGGCTGTTCCCGACCCTCTGGAGCCGTCACCTCCGACGATTCCGGAGGGCTCGGCTCCCCGGGCTCCGGCGGAGCCCACCGGAGGAGTTCGCTGA
- a CDS encoding STAS domain-containing protein: MDLSLSTRNVSGPGGDRTVVEVGGEIDVYTAPKLREQLVELVNDGSYHLVVDMEGVDFLDSTGLGVLVGGLKRVRAHEGSLRLVCNQERILKIFRITGLTKVFPIHTTVDEAVAATD, encoded by the coding sequence GTGGACCTGTCCTTGTCGACTCGCAATGTGTCCGGCCCTGGTGGCGACCGTACGGTCGTCGAGGTCGGTGGCGAGATTGATGTGTATACCGCGCCCAAGCTGCGCGAGCAGTTGGTCGAGTTGGTGAATGACGGCAGCTACCACCTGGTTGTCGACATGGAAGGCGTCGACTTCCTCGACTCCACCGGCCTCGGCGTGCTCGTGGGCGGCCTGAAGCGTGTCCGGGCCCATGAGGGCTCGCTGCGCCTGGTCTGCAACCAGGAGCGCATTCTCAAGATCTTCCGGATCACTGGTCTGACCAAGGTGTTCCCGATTCACACCACGGTCGACGAGGCCGTTGCGGCCACCGACTGA
- a CDS encoding ATP-binding protein has translation MATVELRFSAQPEHVRTARLVAAAVARRAGVDEAVLDEVRLAVGEACSRAVGLHRSHGITAPVSVVLIEEEKSFSIEVGDEVPGPGAEPEPGGSAGAPVTRDATPGVGLDGPDADADGEDEMGLAVISGLVDDVEVRSGANGGVIRMSWPKTPVTVLP, from the coding sequence ATGGCCACCGTTGAACTCCGCTTCAGTGCCCAGCCCGAACACGTCAGGACGGCCCGCCTCGTGGCAGCCGCCGTGGCGCGTCGGGCAGGGGTCGATGAAGCCGTGCTCGACGAGGTCAGACTCGCCGTCGGTGAAGCCTGCAGCCGCGCAGTCGGGCTGCACCGCAGTCATGGCATCACCGCTCCCGTCTCGGTCGTCCTGATCGAGGAGGAGAAGTCCTTCTCGATCGAGGTCGGCGACGAGGTGCCCGGACCGGGCGCCGAGCCCGAGCCCGGCGGATCCGCCGGGGCCCCCGTGACACGCGACGCCACGCCCGGCGTGGGGCTCGATGGGCCGGATGCCGACGCCGACGGCGAGGACGAGATGGGTCTCGCGGTCATCAGCGGCCTCGTCGACGATGTGGAGGTCAGGTCGGGAGCCAACGGCGGAGTGATCCGCATGAGCTGGCCGAAGACGCCAGTGACGGTGCTTCCCTGA
- a CDS encoding sodium-translocating pyrophosphatase produces the protein MAEFFNTPLAGLTQDSALSTPSSRPASLAAAVLTDDNRVIVAVVAVVAVAALVVARLLVRQVLAAGEGTDRMKEIAAAVQEGANAYLARQLRTVGIFAVVVFFLLLLLPADNWSQRAGRSLFFLVGALFSATTGYIGMRLAVRSNVRVAAAAREATPAEGEPEKDLTAVSHKAMKIAFRTGGVVGMITVGLGLLGASCVVLVYAADAPKVLEGFGLGAALIAMFMRVGGGIFTKAADVGADLVGKVEQGIPEDDPRNAATIADNVGDNVGDCAGMAADLFESYAVTLVAALILGKAAFGDAGLAFPLIVPAIGVVTAMIGIFAVAPRRADRSGMTAINRGFFISAVISLVLVGVGVFVYLPSSYTDLRGVTDSTITSHGGDPRVFALVAVAIGIVLAALIQQLTGYFTETGRRPVRDIGKSSLTGPATVVLAGISIGLESAVYTALLIGLAVYGAFLLGGTSIMLALFAVALAGTGLLTTVGVIVAMDTFGPVSDNAQGIAEMSGDVTGAGAQVLTDLDAVGNTTKAITKGIAIATAVLAASALFGSYRDAIATAVDSVGAKAGEMTLSLDISQPNNLVGLILGAAVVFLFSGLAINAVSRSAGSVVYEVRRQFSEHPGIMDYSEKPEYGRVVDICTKDALRELATPGLLAVLAPIAVGFTLGVGALGSYLAGAIGTGTLMAVFLANSGGAWDNAKKLVEDGHYGGKGSEAHAATVIGDTVGDPFKDTAGPAINPLLKVMNLVSLLIAPAVVQFSYGQDASAGVRAAVAALAIVVIIGAVYVSKRRGVAVGDEEGPGGGAGGGAGGGGRPAESPGEAAVS, from the coding sequence ATGGCGGAGTTCTTCAACACCCCACTGGCAGGACTGACGCAAGATTCCGCACTTTCCACCCCTTCCAGCCGGCCCGCGTCTCTCGCGGCCGCGGTTCTCACCGATGACAATCGCGTCATCGTGGCCGTCGTCGCGGTCGTTGCCGTTGCCGCACTGGTCGTCGCCCGACTGCTGGTGCGTCAGGTGCTGGCGGCCGGTGAGGGCACCGACCGCATGAAGGAGATTGCGGCAGCCGTCCAGGAAGGCGCGAACGCCTATCTGGCCCGGCAGCTGCGCACCGTCGGCATCTTTGCCGTCGTGGTCTTCTTCTTGCTTCTGCTGCTTCCGGCCGACAACTGGTCGCAGCGCGCGGGCCGTTCGTTGTTCTTCCTGGTGGGTGCGCTTTTCTCGGCGACCACTGGATACATCGGGATGCGGCTCGCCGTACGCAGCAATGTCCGCGTGGCCGCTGCCGCTCGGGAGGCGACTCCCGCGGAGGGCGAACCCGAAAAAGATCTCACCGCCGTTTCGCACAAGGCGATGAAGATCGCTTTTCGCACGGGTGGCGTGGTTGGCATGATCACCGTGGGCCTCGGCCTGCTCGGGGCTTCCTGTGTGGTCCTCGTCTATGCCGCCGATGCTCCGAAGGTGCTGGAGGGCTTCGGTCTCGGTGCCGCGCTGATCGCCATGTTCATGAGGGTCGGCGGCGGCATCTTCACCAAGGCCGCGGACGTCGGAGCCGACCTCGTCGGCAAGGTCGAGCAGGGCATCCCGGAGGACGACCCGCGCAACGCCGCCACCATCGCCGACAACGTGGGCGACAACGTCGGCGACTGCGCGGGCATGGCCGCCGACCTCTTCGAGTCGTACGCCGTGACGCTCGTCGCCGCGCTCATCCTCGGCAAGGCCGCCTTCGGCGACGCCGGACTGGCCTTTCCACTGATCGTTCCGGCGATCGGTGTGGTCACCGCGATGATCGGGATCTTCGCGGTCGCCCCGCGGCGCGCCGACCGCAGCGGAATGACCGCAATCAACCGCGGATTCTTCATCTCCGCGGTGATCTCGCTCGTCCTGGTCGGCGTGGGCGTCTTCGTCTATCTGCCGTCCTCGTACACGGATCTGCGCGGTGTCACCGACAGCACCATCACCTCGCACGGCGGTGACCCGCGGGTCTTCGCCCTGGTCGCCGTCGCCATCGGCATCGTGCTGGCCGCTCTGATCCAGCAGTTGACCGGCTACTTCACCGAGACCGGCCGGCGCCCCGTCAGGGATATCGGCAAGTCATCGCTGACCGGCCCGGCCACCGTCGTACTTGCCGGTATCTCCATCGGTCTGGAGTCCGCTGTCTACACGGCCCTGCTGATCGGCCTGGCCGTCTACGGGGCGTTCCTGCTCGGCGGTACGTCGATCATGCTGGCGCTCTTCGCGGTGGCCCTGGCAGGGACCGGGCTGCTCACCACCGTCGGTGTCATCGTTGCCATGGACACCTTCGGCCCGGTCTCCGACAACGCGCAGGGCATCGCGGAGATGTCCGGCGACGTCACCGGCGCCGGCGCGCAGGTCCTCACCGACCTGGACGCCGTCGGCAACACCACCAAGGCCATCACCAAGGGCATCGCCATCGCCACGGCCGTACTGGCGGCCTCGGCGCTCTTCGGCTCGTACCGCGACGCGATCGCCACGGCCGTCGACAGCGTGGGGGCCAAGGCCGGGGAGATGACCCTCAGCCTGGACATCTCGCAGCCCAACAACCTGGTGGGCCTGATCCTCGGTGCCGCGGTCGTCTTCCTCTTCTCCGGGCTGGCGATCAACGCGGTGTCCCGGTCCGCCGGATCCGTGGTCTACGAGGTGCGACGGCAGTTCAGCGAGCACCCCGGGATCATGGACTACAGCGAGAAGCCGGAGTACGGACGCGTCGTCGACATCTGCACCAAGGACGCCCTGCGCGAGCTCGCCACGCCCGGCCTGCTCGCGGTCCTGGCGCCGATCGCCGTCGGGTTCACACTCGGTGTCGGGGCGTTGGGTTCGTATCTCGCGGGCGCCATCGGCACCGGCACGCTGATGGCGGTCTTCCTCGCCAACTCCGGTGGTGCGTGGGACAACGCCAAGAAGCTCGTCGAGGACGGCCATTACGGCGGCAAGGGCAGTGAGGCCCATGCCGCGACCGTCATCGGTGACACGGTCGGCGACCCGTTCAAGGACACGGCAGGTCCGGCGATCAACCCTCTGCTCAAGGTGATGAACCTGGTCTCGCTGCTCATTGCCCCGGCGGTGGTGCAGTTCAGCTACGGGCAGGACGCGAGCGCCGGCGTGCGGGCGGCGGTCGCGGCGCTGGCCATCGTCGTCATCATCGGCGCCGTCTACGTCTCGAAACGGCGTGGGGTCGCCGTGGGTGACGAGGAGGGCCCCGGTGGCGGGGCCGGTGGCGGGGCCGGTGGCGGAGGCAGGCCCGCCGAGTCGCCCGGAGAGGCGGCGGTTTCGTGA
- a CDS encoding DUF4244 domain-containing protein: MVQRIRGWVRSMARRVRSDNGMTTSEYAVGTIAACAFAAVLYKVVTSQPVMSALQSLVKDALDAKF; this comes from the coding sequence ATGGTGCAGCGAATCAGGGGCTGGGTGCGGAGCATGGCGCGCCGAGTCCGGTCGGACAACGGAATGACGACGTCCGAATACGCGGTGGGGACGATCGCGGCCTGTGCGTTCGCGGCGGTGCTCTACAAGGTGGTGACCAGCCAGCCGGTCATGTCCGCGCTGCAGTCGCTGGTGAAGGACGCACTCGATGCGAAGTTCTAG
- a CDS encoding small secreted protein: MNKKLAAALSGGAVLVLTLSGCSSDDNSDKVNDWAKTVCDKVQPQLQKIANANAAIQQQTADNSKPADVQRTDSAAFQQISQAYKALGAAVDSAGAPPVDGGETTQKEAVKELNASSAAYANLEKKVDALDTKDQAKFADGLKGIADELNKISNGGDKALTKLQSGEVATAMAKQKGCQKPTASVAPNTASPKPGSPSPSASPSKKS, translated from the coding sequence GTGAACAAGAAGCTTGCGGCCGCGCTGTCCGGCGGTGCGGTACTGGTACTTACGCTGTCGGGCTGCAGCAGCGACGACAACAGCGACAAGGTGAACGACTGGGCCAAGACGGTCTGTGACAAGGTTCAGCCCCAGCTCCAGAAGATCGCGAACGCCAACGCCGCCATCCAGCAGCAGACCGCGGACAACAGCAAGCCCGCCGACGTCCAGAGGACCGACTCGGCCGCATTCCAGCAGATCTCGCAGGCGTACAAGGCTCTGGGTGCGGCTGTCGATTCGGCGGGCGCGCCGCCGGTCGACGGTGGCGAGACCACGCAGAAGGAGGCCGTGAAGGAGCTGAACGCCTCCTCCGCGGCGTACGCGAACCTGGAGAAGAAGGTCGACGCCCTCGACACGAAGGACCAGGCGAAGTTCGCCGACGGCCTCAAGGGCATCGCGGATGAGCTGAACAAGATCAGCAACGGTGGTGACAAGGCCCTGACGAAGCTCCAGTCCGGCGAGGTCGCCACCGCGATGGCGAAGCAGAAGGGCTGTCAGAAGCCGACGGCCTCGGTGGCGCCGAACACCGCCTCCCCGAAGCCGGGCTCCCCGTCGCCGTCCGCCTCGCCCAGCAAGAAGTCGTAA
- a CDS encoding TadE family type IV pilus minor pilin, whose amino-acid sequence MRSSRNGSGACAGGRSGTAGAGGDRGAVTAEAALAIPVLVVFALALVWALMAASAQIRCVDAARAGARAAARSEPEPQVLEVARSAAPGGAEIAMERAGELWRVRVAAPTPGLGPLALTLHAEAAALAEDTVGMTP is encoded by the coding sequence ATGCGAAGTTCTAGGAATGGTTCCGGGGCGTGTGCCGGGGGCCGTTCGGGGACTGCGGGCGCGGGCGGGGACCGGGGTGCGGTGACGGCGGAAGCGGCCTTAGCGATTCCGGTACTGGTGGTGTTCGCCCTGGCCCTGGTCTGGGCGCTGATGGCCGCCTCCGCCCAGATCCGGTGCGTGGACGCGGCCAGAGCGGGGGCGAGGGCGGCGGCCCGTTCGGAACCGGAGCCACAGGTGTTGGAAGTCGCCCGTTCGGCCGCACCCGGCGGGGCCGAAATCGCGATGGAGCGGGCCGGGGAGTTGTGGCGGGTGCGGGTGGCGGCGCCCACCCCCGGACTCGGCCCGCTGGCTTTGACGCTTCATGCGGAGGCGGCGGCACTGGCCGAGGACACGGTGGGGATGACGCCATGA
- a CDS encoding type II secretion system F family protein: MNGVIGGAAHLVAAVWGVLGLGLYLALALSGRRRRRAVRRRGAALMAIGAEKRRPGRAVSGARAAKEWIAPLGAVATGVVLVGGLLGCAAGLAGAYIARRWQRARHSGEQGAGASEMAEAARQLPLAADLLAACISAGAGPREAAEAVGDSLGGPVGVCLARTAAEIRLGGEPAVAWGRFGEIPGAGALSRCLDRAGSTGAPAAEPVARLAEAMRAERASAAVARAQRAGVLITAPVGLCFLPAFLAVGVAPVVIGLATGLLHSG; the protein is encoded by the coding sequence ATGAACGGAGTCATCGGAGGTGCCGCCCACCTGGTGGCGGCGGTGTGGGGGGTTTTGGGCCTGGGCCTGTATCTGGCTCTCGCCCTGTCGGGGCGGCGGCGGAGGCGGGCGGTACGCCGCCGGGGTGCGGCGCTGATGGCGATCGGTGCGGAGAAGCGTCGGCCCGGGCGTGCGGTTTCCGGCGCCCGGGCAGCCAAGGAGTGGATCGCACCGCTGGGGGCTGTGGCGACGGGCGTGGTCCTGGTCGGCGGCCTGTTGGGGTGCGCGGCCGGGCTTGCCGGGGCGTACATCGCCCGGCGGTGGCAGCGGGCCCGGCACAGCGGCGAACAGGGTGCCGGTGCTTCGGAAATGGCTGAGGCCGCACGCCAACTTCCGCTGGCGGCAGATCTCTTGGCGGCATGCATTTCGGCCGGAGCAGGCCCCCGGGAGGCGGCGGAGGCGGTAGGGGATTCGCTGGGCGGACCGGTCGGCGTGTGTCTGGCGCGGACGGCGGCGGAGATCCGGCTCGGTGGTGAACCGGCGGTGGCCTGGGGGCGGTTCGGGGAGATACCGGGCGCCGGCGCGCTGTCCCGTTGCCTGGACCGGGCGGGATCGACCGGAGCTCCGGCGGCGGAGCCGGTGGCGCGGCTGGCCGAGGCGATGCGGGCGGAGCGGGCGAGCGCGGCCGTGGCGCGCGCCCAGCGGGCAGGCGTGCTGATCACCGCACCGGTCGGGCTCTGTTTTCTGCCCGCATTCCTGGCCGTCGGGGTGGCGCCGGTGGTGATCGGGCTGGCGACCGGCCTGCTTCACTCCGGCTGA
- a CDS encoding N5-glutamine methyltransferase family protein, with protein sequence MSTTSLPVPDRSPRLRAALLAAAFTADGLLDLLGAPAYAALARSETVPALRATRGASPLDTLVRLFLLQHPVPYERACAALPLAECVEDGWVTHTAGEVRATVDVRPYGGPEGQDWYIVSDLGCAVGGAGGIGSREEGVVLGVGGASTTLAGITVRTPVASALDVGTGSGIQALHASQHATRVTATDLNPRALDFTRLTLALSGVAAADLRQGSLYEPVGTETYDLIVSNPPFVISPGARLTYRDGGMGGDDLCRTLVQQAGDRLNEGGYAHFLANWQHIEGEEWQTRLSSWVPHGCDAWIVQREVQDVTQYAELWLRDSGDHRTDPTEYAARYDAWLDEFEARKTKGVGFGWITLRKSAAAAAGNPSVVIEEWPHAVEQPLGPAVQAHFVRQDYLREQDDAALLAGHFTLAAEVVQEQVGLPGAEDPEHVVLRQNRGMRRATKVDAVGAGFAGVCDGTLPAGRILDAIAQLMNEDPVLLRDRTPQAIRLLVEEGFLEPVPSTS encoded by the coding sequence GTGAGTACGACCAGCCTCCCCGTGCCCGACCGTTCGCCCCGGCTCCGTGCAGCCCTGCTCGCCGCCGCCTTCACCGCCGACGGGCTCCTCGACCTGCTCGGTGCCCCCGCCTATGCCGCGCTCGCCCGCAGCGAGACGGTCCCGGCACTGCGGGCCACCCGGGGCGCCTCCCCGCTCGACACGCTGGTGCGGCTCTTCCTGCTCCAGCACCCGGTCCCGTACGAGCGGGCGTGCGCCGCGCTCCCCCTGGCCGAGTGCGTCGAGGACGGCTGGGTGACCCACACCGCCGGCGAAGTGCGGGCCACGGTCGACGTGCGGCCGTACGGCGGCCCCGAAGGGCAGGACTGGTACATCGTCTCCGACCTGGGGTGCGCGGTCGGCGGCGCGGGCGGCATCGGCTCACGGGAGGAGGGCGTGGTCCTCGGCGTCGGCGGGGCGTCCACCACGCTCGCGGGCATCACCGTCCGTACACCTGTCGCCTCCGCGCTCGATGTCGGTACGGGCTCCGGCATCCAGGCGCTGCACGCCTCGCAGCACGCCACCCGGGTCACCGCCACCGACCTCAACCCGCGAGCGCTGGACTTCACCCGGCTGACGCTCGCCCTCTCCGGCGTCGCCGCGGCCGATCTGCGTCAGGGCTCCCTGTACGAGCCCGTCGGTACGGAGACGTACGACCTGATCGTCTCCAACCCGCCGTTCGTCATCTCGCCCGGTGCCCGCCTCACCTACCGCGACGGCGGCATGGGCGGCGACGACCTGTGCCGGACCCTGGTGCAGCAGGCGGGCGACCGGTTGAACGAAGGCGGGTACGCCCACTTTCTCGCCAACTGGCAGCACATCGAGGGCGAGGAGTGGCAGACCCGGCTGAGTTCCTGGGTGCCGCACGGCTGTGATGCCTGGATCGTGCAGCGCGAGGTTCAGGACGTCACGCAGTACGCGGAGCTGTGGCTGCGCGACAGCGGCGACCACCGCACGGATCCCACCGAGTACGCCGCGCGGTACGACGCCTGGCTGGACGAGTTCGAGGCCCGCAAGACCAAGGGCGTGGGCTTCGGCTGGATCACCCTGCGGAAGTCCGCCGCTGCTGCCGCCGGGAATCCGTCCGTCGTGATCGAGGAGTGGCCGCACGCGGTGGAGCAGCCGCTCGGACCCGCTGTCCAGGCCCACTTCGTCCGTCAGGACTACCTCCGCGAACAGGATGACGCGGCGCTCCTGGCCGGGCATTTCACCCTCGCCGCCGAGGTCGTGCAGGAACAGGTCGGGCTCCCTGGTGCGGAGGACCCCGAGCATGTGGTGCTCCGTCAGAACCGTGGCATGCGGCGTGCGACGAAGGTCGACGCCGTCGGCGCCGGCTTCGCGGGCGTGTGCGACGGGACGCTGCCCGCGGGCCGGATCCTGGACGCGATCGCCCAGTTGATGAACGAGGACCCGGTGCTGCTGCGCGACCGCACTCCGCAGGCGATCCGGCTACTGGTGGAGGAGGGCTTCCTGGAGCCGGTGCCGTCGACGAGTTGA